AAGTTTGCGAACATGAATatgatatatgatttttatCTTAAGCTTAAGCTTAACAAACAGATATCTGCCCTGATTGTATTTATGTTTGTCATCTGtagattaattatattaaataccATGGTCCATATCAATTCCATTTTGCAACTGAGAAGCAATGTTTCGTAGCTTGGGCTGTGTTCTGTTTCTACATTTCCCATGTAATTAATCTTGATTACAAACAcgtataatttatttgataagaATAATAGATTAATAAATGTTAGCTAGTTTGTGTCTCCATCTCAtctaatttcaattcatttatacGCCCGGgacacaacaacaacaactcaatcaatcataaaaccGCATAATATAcgtcttttgttttgtttttcattttcgtGATGTAAATTAAGTTGACATTTTTCTGGAAATGGAAAAACGACACCTTGTTTTGCATGTGTTCCACGTGTATGGTTCAAATACCAAATAATATTTGACTTGGTCCATTTTGTAATTAGCTTGCCTCTCGGCTTCCTCACCGGCGACGCCTGTGAACCAAACACCTCCTTCCACCCACCTTTTCAAAATATCAGTTTGTTTCTTTGATTCCACTCCCTTGTATTAaccattttgtttgaaatttagtaaaattgtttgtttgaaattaattaataatatttttatttaaatatatactaGCTTTTAAggtaataataatactaatcttcttcttcttaaaaACAGTGGATAAGGTAAGAAAgtctaattttgttttgtttgtttttaaatttgaggtgGTTTTCTTTCAgttattaaaccctaaacagaACCGAACATGAAACAGAAAGAATCAGCAGCAGCCTCTGGTTTTAGTTTTATCATACTTATCTCTCTCTCTAAAACAGTCTCTTCTCTTCGTCTTTTTCTCCCCTCTTAAAGGGCCTTTCATGCGCTGTGCTTTGCTTTTTCTGTTTCAATCTTCCTCACTCTTATTCTGCCTTTCCTTTCCTCTTCTTCATTGATTGAGGTAACCATTTTCTCCCCCTCATCCACCATCTTCATCTATGTTATTTATTCCTCGTAATCATTTCACTTTGACCAactagtaaaataatttattgcaTGTGCTATGTTCGCTTTCAaaactatttctttttattattattattaattatctaATCATGTCTGTTCAGGCTTTACTTAACATGATATGCATGATGTTGAGATCTTTAAGATCTGTGCGTTTTTAATTGGATCtggaaattttgttttctttgcagGTTAAGATTGATCATTCCCTGAATTTTGAGACTGTCGGTTTCATCAGCGTGCAAAATTACCGCTTTTCTTGTTTTCCGACTATCATCAgctgaaatttcatttttcaaatacggttgtttttgttatttctaTATTGACACTAGGGATAAGAGGTGGACAATTTGAAAGCTCTAGCAATAATATGGGCTATCTGAATTCTGTTTTGCAATCTTCAAGTCAGGTTCATGCTGAAGATGGACCAGTTTGTGGGGGAGGCCTTAGGTTACtcccttttctctctttttatcCTTCTTTGCTTAGATCTAGAATGTCTTTTCAATTCGAACTTTCCTTTTTGCTTTGCAAGTTACTGTATATTCATTTTTCCATATGGTCCAACATCATGTGTTTTGGTTTGCACGTCTTGCCTAACTTTTATGCATTTATTCTGAATTTTCTGTTAGTTATTttgcatgaatttgaaaattttggtaattatatGCTAGCTTCCCAATGAAAATTGAAACTTCTCCGTTAAGCTCTGGAATTGATGACATATATGTTTAATTCCCTTTTAGTCAAAGATCTCTGCTTACTAGTATAGTATATCTCAATTAGATAGGGCGTATGACTGGGGTTATTCTCACCAAGCAAAACTAAACAAAAGCAAAATAGAGGAACTGTTGAAAAATGAATTGTGCAATTACTGCATGCTTAACGTCCATAAAATTGGGAAGATTAGGACttaatattcttaaatttgGAGCATCTTGATGTCTTAAATTGTCGTGGATCTTTATCTTCAAATTATTTGTCACTGCATAATGTGGGAGAAACCTGAGGTGTGATCTTTAAGTTGTCATTTTTTGATGCATGCGATGTGATGAGTTCTCAATTGTCATCACTAGGAATAAATCATTCTTTATGAGTAAGGAGTAATGGCATTTTCTCGTGTGTTAGGTATTACACTTCGTAGGgcatataattctttttcttttctgttttgcATTGGATCTTAATTTCTTGATACCGACAAGTCActtattctgaatttttttgttacttattttttaactttgaaaatacttattttgtatgaattttgaaaatatcaattaataatatactAGATCTCAGTGAAAATTAAACCCGTTAAGATTTGGACATCATGATATATCTATTTAATTGCCTTTTAGACAAAGATCCCTGCTTATTTGGATGGTTGCTTTAAGATAAACCTTGGAACACATCTCGATTAGATGGGGTGTGTGGCTGGCAAATCATTATTACCGAGCAGTAGTATACAAAAGGGAAATATAGGTAAGGTAGACAAATGAATTTTTCCATTAATACATGCTTGACCTCCAAAAATTTGGAAGACATAACTTCTGAAATTTGGAGCATCTTGATGTGTTAAATTCTTGTGGATCTATATCTTTAAATGATTTGTCACTGCATAATGTGGGAGAAACCTGGGACGTAATCTTTAATTTGTCGTTCTTGATGCATGTGATGTGGTGCGTTCCCAATCATCACCATGGGGAATAAAGCATTCTTTAGGAGTAAGGAGTAAAGGCATTTTAACCTGTTTCCAGTATTACACTTACTAGGAcaactattattttgttttctgttttgtATAGGATCTGACTTTCTTGATCCCAAGAAGGCAAATTTTGGACATTTCTGGCTTTGCACTAAACTAGTTGCATCTCATGATTGGAAGTTTACTGCTTGGTTTACCACTTGTTTTAAGCCATCGACTCATAGAGATAAGAAGTTTAGATTTTGTTAGATCTtcatttggaaatgaacaaAGCTATAGAAATGCATGAAGGAATGTGAAGTGATGGTCGCACTTGAACTATCAGCTTAAAAGTCACTTAAATTATGTTTCGCTTAAACTCAATGATAATGATGACTCTTAAGTTTTCTAGTTTACATTTTTTCTTAAATGATGGAATGATATGAAGGTTGTCTAATATCCAAGTGCCTCATGTTCTCCTGCAACAGTCAGAATGGGAAGTTCAGCTATGGCTATGCAAGCTCTCCAGGGAAAAGGTCTTCAATGGAAGATTTTTATGAGACAAGGATTGATGGGGTTGATGGAGAGTTAGTTGGTCTTTTTGGAGTCTTCGATGGTATGTTTCACACTTATTCTGTCTCTGACAAATGCATGAACATGTGCGAACTTAGTAGCTAAAGTATTATGTATACTTCAATCAACCGCATACAGTAAATAGTTTTTGTAACATCTATGGTGGTTATTATTTTGTGTTAAGGAGTGTATGATTAACCATGTTTCCATCTGCTGTAGCCTTTTTTGACTTCAAAtctgttttctatttaaaattaagtgtttTGTACCTTGATATAGCTCTAATCCCTCTGCTGAAGTAAATAAGGTTGCCAGACAAGTAAGAGTAGAATAAATACCTACTTATGATGATACACTGTAGTTTGAACTTAGAGAATGACTCTGAAACGATTCCATGTGGATTCTGGCATTTGTTATCTGTTCTACTATGCTAGCAGTATCCAAATCCATTTCTTAAGGCCTACTGTCTCAGGACTGGGTATTACTATGGTAAACCATAAGTTCTATGTTGCAGTTTATACCGATATATTCTGCTAGAAAGATTttcttttaccattaaaaactcATTTCTTTTCGAGAAATGTAAAAACAATTCATTGCTGGCTAGTTATGCTTAGTTATAACCTGATCTTTACAAGCATTGTTCTTTTAGGTCATGGAGGTGCCCGGGCTGCTGAATATGTGAAGCAAAACCTTTTTAGTAATTTGATCAGGCATCCAAAGTTCATTTCTGACACCAAATCTGCAATAGGTTATTGGCATTATAACTGTATCATATAGCTGTCTTCTTTTCTAGCGAGTTGTTTATTCACCAATCTAACTTCACTTTTAATTGTTTCATTCTACCCAGCTGATGCATATAGTCATACAGActctgaatttttaaaatcagaAAATAACCAGAATAGGGATGCTGGATCTACTGCTTCTACGGCTATACTCGTTGGTGATCGATTGCTAGTTGCAAATGTTGGGGATTCCCGTGCTGTTATCTGCAGAGGAGGCAATGGTAAGAtcctttttttttgggtttccATTCCTATAATTTCAAGTCATTCATGACAGCAAATATGAAATTGCCACTATGTGTTCTTATGTACCTGCTTCTTGACCCATCTTGCTGTAGGTGTGAATTTGTCAGTCCTTTTGAAAatcttttaaatgattattttattactaaaatgaTAGTTGTAGATGACTTGTATATGATATCTCCTCTTACAGCTATTGCTGTGTCCCGCGATCATAAGCCAGATCAAACTGATGAGCGTCAACGGATTGAGGATGCAGGAGGATTTGTCATGTGGGCTGGTGCGAGTTTACATCTAAAAATATCTCCTTCCCCTCTTTCCCTTCTATCCTCTtaaatttcttcctttttattATGTCTGAAATTGTCTTCTTAGGAACTTGGAGAGTAGGAGGCGTCCTTGCTGTTTCTCGTGCATTTGGTGACCGGCTTTTGAAGCAATATGTTGTTGCTGATCCAGAAATTCAGGTCTCTTTCTTGAAATATGCTGAGTTCCTAAGATGCCATTGCACAAATAGAACCCTATAATGCAGTAGCAGTGCTTGTTAGAGTTCTGCCTGATGTGTTTAAAACTCAATAGGATCCGTacttttgaaatgattatatgaatattacatttttattgCTACTAGTATTTGTATTGATCTTTGAGCATTTTGTACTCTTATGTGTCTTTGGAGCTTGCAGGAGGAGAAGATTGACAGCTCTCTCGAGTTCCTTATTCTTGCAAGTGATGGACTGTGGGATGTTGTTTCAAATGAGGTATGAGACAAACAAATGTTTTCACGCAATCTTATTGGGATTGGGACAAATGAGCATAGTTAGCAAGCAACCATCCTCATAACTTGTGGTTGCTTTACCTTCCTCAGGAGGCTGTTGCAATGATAAAACCAATACAGGATCCTGAGCAGGCAGCTAAGCGGCTGATGCAAGAGGCGTGCCAGAGGGGTAGTGCAGATAATATAACTTGTGTTGTCGTGCGATTCATGGCCAATCAAGGGGGTACCTCGCGTAGTGTATCTGCATAAGCAGCATCCTTTCCTTTCCAAGCATTGTTTTAGGTTTGGAAATGTGGGGgtgaaagaaataaaacttaaatactAATATAGCTAGTCATAAGGATATGGAAAAAAggaagaactgtatgagggcAGGTGTGCATTAACCATCTTTTCTTCAGCCTCTGGATTGAAATACAACGGTTGATGTGTAGATGTGAATTTGTAAAAGTGTCTCAAAGGCGCAAGTCCTTTTGTGTATGTTGTACATGTAGTAACAAGtgtatttttctctctttttacactttaatcacatgatttattttatttcacatatcaCATAATTTATCTTACttatttcacatatcaaatttctatatatttcacttatattattttatcaacatattttttcaagtttaacaatttagtccttgtcagaaatttcatattttccataatttcacttttaaaatattttatgtatatttcatcatctcataacacattcattaatctttaatcacaattttcttattaatatattaaattattttacacttaaattttgtatacttttcaatttagtccctattgtcatttaatttatttttcaccatataagcagtttaatcaaataattcattataaaatcttataacaaattttcatgcatatcacttctcttgtttcaattataaatttcacttagtttataatttaatctttaacatcatgaaaattcattatttattataatttcactttaacatcattttgtaataaattgattacttcatttaaacttttatcataaatctcaaatgtatatttgttttattgaaaacaacttttatgaatattttcaaaaagtcatcaaataacagaaaatattttacataaat
The Gossypium raimondii isolate GPD5lz chromosome 8, ASM2569854v1, whole genome shotgun sequence DNA segment above includes these coding regions:
- the LOC105793024 gene encoding probable protein phosphatase 2C 59, which gives rise to MGYLNSVLQSSSQVHAEDGPVCGGGLSQNGKFSYGYASSPGKRSSMEDFYETRIDGVDGELVGLFGVFDGHGGARAAEYVKQNLFSNLIRHPKFISDTKSAIADAYSHTDSEFLKSENNQNRDAGSTASTAILVGDRLLVANVGDSRAVICRGGNAIAVSRDHKPDQTDERQRIEDAGGFVMWAGTWRVGGVLAVSRAFGDRLLKQYVVADPEIQEEKIDSSLEFLILASDGLWDVVSNEEAVAMIKPIQDPEQAAKRLMQEACQRGSADNITCVVVRFMANQGGTSRSVSA